A window of the Aquimarina spinulae genome harbors these coding sequences:
- a CDS encoding DUF1573 domain-containing protein yields the protein MKKGILILAGVFAMTVMSCKDNAAEKVKEENVEIAADRDAKNADFPVMTFTETEHDFGTINEGDVVEHKFAFTNTGKAPLVIVSAKGSCGCTVPEWPKDPIAPGATGEMLVKFNSNGKPNQQTKQVTITANTEAGKEILKIKAMVTPKAKPVSGTPVSE from the coding sequence ATGAAAAAAGGAATCTTAATTTTAGCCGGAGTTTTTGCTATGACAGTTATGTCTTGTAAAGACAATGCCGCAGAAAAAGTTAAAGAAGAAAATGTAGAAATAGCAGCAGATCGAGATGCAAAGAACGCAGATTTTCCTGTGATGACTTTTACTGAAACTGAACACGATTTTGGAACTATCAATGAAGGAGATGTTGTAGAGCATAAGTTTGCATTTACCAATACAGGTAAAGCACCTTTGGTAATCGTAAGTGCAAAAGGTAGCTGTGGATGTACTGTGCCAGAATGGCCAAAAGATCCAATTGCACCAGGAGCAACAGGTGAGATGTTGGTGAAGTTTAACTCTAACGGAAAACCAAATCAGCAAACTAAGCAAGTTACTATAACTGCTAATACTGAAGCTGGAAAAGAAATTCTTAAGATTAAAGCTATGGTAACTCCAAAGGCTAAACCCGTAAGTGGAACACCAGTAAGCGAATAA
- the yajC gene encoding preprotein translocase subunit YajC gives MEQIQSFLPFILIFVVMYFFMIRPQMQKAKKEKKFAEDLKKGDRVVTKSGLHGKVFDFSEKNNAIIIETGSGKLTYDKSAISLEMSQKLNQPADKK, from the coding sequence ATGGAGCAAATACAATCATTTCTTCCTTTTATACTCATATTTGTCGTAATGTATTTTTTTATGATACGACCACAGATGCAAAAAGCAAAAAAGGAGAAAAAGTTTGCTGAAGACTTAAAAAAAGGAGATCGTGTCGTAACAAAAAGTGGACTTCATGGTAAAGTTTTTGACTTCAGTGAGAAAAATAATGCTATTATTATTGAAACAGGATCTGGTAAATTAACGTATGATAAATCTGCAATTTCGTTGGAGATGAGTCAAAAATTAAATCAACCAGCGGATAAGAAATAA
- the pepT gene encoding peptidase T — translation MISKQHIINRFISYVTIDTESDPESNTTPSTEKQWDLANKLVEDLKDIGLEDISIDEHAYIMATLPSNIDQKVPTIGFISHFDTSPDFTGANVNPQIIENYDGKDITLNASENIILSPDYFEDLKQYKGQTLITTDGTTLLGADDKAGITEIITAMEYLVQHPEIKHGKIRIGFTPDEEIGRGAHKFDVSKFGADWAYTMDGSQIGELEYENFNAAGAVVTIKGKIVHPGYAKGKMINSMYIAQDFINSLPRMETPEHTSGREGFFHLHTTKGNVEETQLQYIIRDHDKEHFEARKKVMKNLANEINTQHAKEVVHIEIKDQYFNMREKVEPVMHIVDIAEEAMKSLDITPIIKPIRGGTDGSQLSFMGLPCPNIFAGGHNFHGRYEYVPVESMIKAVEVIVKVAELTASKKLQTE, via the coding sequence ATGATTTCAAAACAACACATCATAAATAGGTTCATAAGTTACGTGACTATTGACACCGAAAGTGATCCCGAAAGTAATACAACTCCCAGTACCGAAAAACAGTGGGATCTTGCTAATAAGTTAGTCGAAGATTTAAAAGATATTGGCTTAGAAGACATTAGTATAGATGAGCATGCCTATATCATGGCTACATTACCTTCTAATATTGATCAGAAAGTACCCACTATTGGTTTTATATCGCACTTTGACACTAGTCCCGATTTTACAGGTGCAAATGTAAATCCACAGATTATAGAAAATTATGATGGTAAAGATATTACGTTAAATGCATCAGAAAATATCATACTCTCTCCTGATTATTTCGAAGATTTAAAGCAGTATAAAGGTCAAACCCTTATTACTACCGATGGTACAACACTATTGGGAGCTGATGATAAAGCAGGGATTACAGAAATAATAACCGCGATGGAATATCTTGTACAACATCCTGAGATTAAACATGGTAAAATTCGGATAGGGTTTACACCCGACGAAGAGATTGGTCGTGGTGCTCATAAATTTGATGTTTCAAAATTTGGTGCAGATTGGGCATATACTATGGATGGTAGCCAAATTGGAGAGCTTGAATATGAGAATTTTAATGCGGCTGGTGCTGTGGTAACTATAAAAGGGAAAATCGTACACCCTGGTTATGCAAAAGGGAAAATGATTAATAGTATGTACATCGCACAGGATTTTATCAATTCACTACCAAGAATGGAAACTCCTGAACATACAAGTGGTCGAGAAGGCTTTTTTCATTTACACACTACAAAAGGTAATGTTGAAGAGACTCAATTACAGTATATAATTAGAGATCATGACAAAGAGCATTTTGAAGCTAGAAAAAAAGTAATGAAAAATCTGGCAAATGAAATTAACACTCAACATGCCAAAGAGGTTGTACATATAGAAATCAAAGATCAGTATTTTAATATGAGAGAAAAAGTAGAACCTGTAATGCATATTGTAGATATTGCAGAAGAGGCTATGAAATCTCTTGATATTACACCTATTATAAAACCTATACGCGGAGGGACTGATGGATCGCAATTAAGTTTTATGGGACTGCCATGTCCAAACATTTTTGCAGGTGGGCATAATTTTCATGGGCGATACGAATATGTTCCTGTAGAAAGTATGATTAAAGCAGTTGAGGTAATTGTTAAGGTTGCAGAATTAACTGCAAGCAAAAAACTCCAGACAGAATAA
- a CDS encoding quinone-dependent dihydroorotate dehydrogenase, translating to MYKFLLRPLLFLFDPENVHHFTFRMIRFFSKIPLLPSIFRNLYKVDDPKLEREIFGLKFNNPVGLAAGFDKNAVLYNELADFGFGFIEIGTVTPKGQEGNPKKRLFRLKEDQGIINRMGFNNKGLEAVVNQLRKNKGKLIIGGNIGKNTDTLPEHYTKDYLECFRILHPYVDYFVLNVSCPNVGSHAKLNDKEYLNELIVAVQEENKTFEKQKPIVLKIAPDLNTNQLDEIIELVADTNLDGVIASNTSVTREGLKASKNRLEAIGNGGLSGQPIKNKSTEVIKYLSEKSDKAFPIIGVGGIHSATDAIEKLEAGASLVQLYTGFIYEGPKLIRDINKAILSS from the coding sequence ATGTATAAATTCTTACTACGTCCTTTACTATTCTTGTTTGATCCAGAAAATGTGCATCATTTTACCTTTAGGATGATTCGATTTTTTTCGAAAATTCCTTTACTACCATCAATTTTTAGAAATTTATATAAAGTAGATGATCCAAAATTAGAACGAGAAATTTTTGGATTAAAATTTAATAACCCCGTGGGACTGGCTGCTGGATTTGATAAGAATGCAGTTTTATATAATGAATTAGCTGATTTTGGATTTGGGTTTATCGAAATAGGAACGGTAACTCCCAAAGGTCAGGAAGGTAATCCTAAAAAGAGATTGTTCAGGCTTAAAGAAGACCAAGGGATTATCAATAGAATGGGATTTAATAATAAAGGTCTTGAGGCGGTCGTAAATCAACTTCGAAAAAATAAGGGTAAACTTATTATAGGAGGAAATATAGGAAAGAATACAGATACGTTACCAGAGCATTATACCAAAGACTATCTAGAGTGTTTTCGAATATTACATCCATATGTAGATTATTTTGTTCTTAATGTGAGTTGCCCAAATGTGGGGAGCCATGCAAAACTAAATGACAAAGAATACTTAAACGAATTAATAGTAGCTGTACAAGAAGAAAATAAAACGTTCGAAAAACAAAAACCTATTGTATTGAAAATTGCACCCGATTTAAATACAAATCAACTGGATGAAATCATAGAATTAGTAGCAGATACTAATTTGGATGGAGTTATTGCAAGTAATACTTCTGTAACCCGAGAAGGGTTAAAGGCCTCTAAAAATAGATTAGAAGCTATAGGTAATGGAGGCTTAAGCGGTCAACCCATAAAAAATAAAAGCACAGAAGTGATTAAATATTTATCAGAAAAAAGTGACAAAGCGTTTCCGATTATTGGAGTAGGAGGAATACATAGTGCTACCGATGCTATAGAGAAATTAGAGGCTGGAGCAAGTCTGGTACAATTATATACCGGCTTTATTTATGAAGGTCCCAAATTGATCAGGGATATTAATAAAGCAATACTTAGTAGCTAA
- a CDS encoding LysE family translocator, which produces MNYEILYTFVIATLALSISPGPDNIFVLMQSVVNGKKYGLAVVAGLMSGCLIHTTLVAFGVSAIIKQSEMLFFTIKLFGALYLFFLAYKVFRSEAAVSLSENSMPKKSLGQLFKQGFIMNVLNPKVSIFFLAFFPGFLFSKTISNVVQFYILGFLFIVVSFIIFGLIAILAGSIAEYLKKSSKIGVVLKWLQIIVFIGIGVFILISGK; this is translated from the coding sequence ATGAACTACGAAATTCTCTACACCTTTGTTATAGCAACATTGGCATTGTCTATCTCACCAGGACCCGATAATATATTTGTGTTAATGCAAAGTGTGGTAAACGGCAAAAAGTATGGATTGGCTGTGGTGGCTGGTCTAATGTCTGGATGTTTAATACATACTACGTTGGTTGCTTTTGGTGTATCTGCAATTATTAAACAAAGTGAAATGCTCTTTTTTACTATTAAATTATTCGGAGCGTTGTATTTGTTTTTCCTGGCTTACAAAGTGTTTAGAAGTGAAGCAGCAGTAAGTCTATCAGAAAATAGTATGCCTAAGAAAAGCCTCGGGCAATTATTTAAACAAGGGTTTATAATGAATGTTTTAAATCCTAAAGTATCTATATTCTTTTTAGCATTTTTCCCTGGATTCTTATTTAGCAAAACAATAAGTAATGTAGTACAATTTTATATACTTGGATTTCTTTTTATTGTAGTTTCGTTTATTATTTTTGGTTTGATAGCGATTCTGGCAGGATCTATTGCAGAGTATTTAAAAAAGAGCTCAAAAATCGGAGTTGTTCTAAAATGGCTTCAGATTATTGTTTTTATCGGGATAGGAGTTTTTATTCTTATTTCGGGGAAATAA
- a CDS encoding helix-turn-helix domain-containing protein: MSKITQIIRLVFVLFSTYSSFSQQIEERFEIPDSLKHRSYDEIYKKYRYYIKDTIKSRIYLKTYLEKARKDGDSIKMARAYGMLYYFVEDDVVKIKYLDESIKLSKNQNHLFYPAFPYSSKGGFYLNKWDYERALDNYLMALKFTKINKNTDFQYLTQHNIAIIKSKLGKHQEALDIFKKCLDYEEKMKIRDTLDYMEIIVDLAETYTKNSMIDSSDYYLKRGFSLSKQHNNDFYYRFLFNQGVNFYYKKEYGKAEQNIKESLPYLSQLEDKGHTVNAYFYLGKINESITNKSEANYFYKKIDSVFQNTRYITPEVRESYSFLINYYKTKKDYKNQLLYVERLLKFDSLLHQNNILVNEKMIKKYDTAELLAEKEKVIASIDSENSYFKKSIRFLIITVIVISALFYYQYLRKRRYSKRFNALIEEKDNSIKNKNDIISGNSERRILKISDDIKEDILYKIQKFEENLGFLETNITLVNLASKLNTNSKYLSKIINQYKEKSFSQYINDLRIEYLIEKLKTDKIYTNYTVKAIGEEIGFKTANAFSRAFFKKTGKYPSDYVRELYK; encoded by the coding sequence ATGAGTAAAATAACACAAATAATACGGTTAGTATTTGTTTTATTTAGTACTTACTCTTCATTTTCACAACAAATAGAAGAACGTTTTGAAATTCCGGATTCTTTAAAACATAGATCTTATGATGAAATCTATAAGAAGTATAGGTATTATATTAAAGACACAATAAAATCCCGAATTTATTTAAAAACATACCTTGAAAAAGCAAGAAAAGATGGAGACAGTATTAAAATGGCAAGAGCTTATGGTATGCTATATTATTTTGTTGAAGATGATGTGGTTAAAATAAAATACTTAGACGAATCCATTAAACTAAGCAAAAACCAGAACCATCTTTTTTACCCCGCTTTTCCGTACTCTAGTAAAGGAGGGTTTTACTTAAATAAGTGGGATTATGAACGAGCATTAGATAATTATCTGATGGCTTTAAAATTCACAAAAATAAATAAGAATACAGATTTTCAATATTTGACTCAGCATAATATTGCTATTATAAAGAGTAAATTAGGTAAACATCAAGAGGCCTTGGATATTTTTAAAAAATGTCTTGATTATGAAGAAAAAATGAAGATTAGAGATACTCTTGATTATATGGAAATCATTGTAGATTTAGCAGAAACATATACTAAAAATAGTATGATAGATTCTTCAGATTACTATTTAAAAAGAGGCTTTTCTTTATCAAAACAGCACAATAATGATTTTTACTATAGATTTCTTTTTAATCAAGGAGTTAATTTTTATTATAAAAAAGAATACGGTAAAGCTGAGCAAAATATAAAGGAATCGTTACCATATTTATCTCAGTTAGAAGATAAGGGGCATACTGTAAACGCATATTTCTATTTGGGAAAAATAAATGAATCTATCACAAATAAAAGTGAAGCAAATTATTTCTATAAAAAAATAGATTCTGTATTTCAAAATACAAGATATATAACCCCAGAAGTAAGAGAGAGTTATTCGTTTCTAATTAATTATTATAAAACAAAAAAGGATTATAAAAATCAACTGTTATATGTAGAAAGGTTACTCAAGTTTGATAGCTTACTGCACCAAAATAATATATTGGTAAATGAAAAAATGATAAAAAAATATGATACAGCAGAACTTTTAGCAGAGAAAGAAAAGGTAATAGCATCTATAGATAGCGAAAACTCATACTTCAAAAAATCTATCAGGTTCTTAATTATTACTGTCATTGTTATAAGTGCTCTTTTTTATTATCAATATCTAAGGAAAAGACGATATTCAAAACGGTTTAATGCATTGATTGAAGAAAAAGATAACAGTATAAAAAACAAGAATGATATCATTTCTGGAAACTCGGAAAGGAGAATTCTTAAAATATCAGATGATATTAAAGAAGATATTTTATATAAAATTCAAAAATTTGAAGAGAATTTAGGATTTCTTGAAACGAATATTACTTTAGTTAATCTTGCATCGAAACTAAATACAAATAGCAAATACCTTTCTAAAATAATTAATCAATACAAAGAAAAGAGTTTTTCTCAATATATAAATGACCTGAGAATAGAGTATTTAATAGAAAAACTCAAAACTGATAAAATTTATACTAATTATACTGTCAAAGCCATTGGTGAAGAAATAGGATTTAAAACTGCGAATGCCTTTTCTAGAGCTTTTTTTAAGAAAACAGGAAAGTATCCATCTGATTATGTCAGAGAGCTATACAAGTAA